CTGAGTACGGGTGCCTTTTGACATTCGATAACAAAAAATCTTCTATGACCATAGAGGCTAAAGTAGTACCGAAATCCGCGCGTGATGAGATATGGGGATCTGTAAATGGAATACTAAGGGTTAGGGTTTCTGCCCCACCAATAGAAGGAAAAGCAAATGAAAGGCTCATAGAGTTGATTTCGAGAACAATAGGAGTGCCTAGATCTAACGTAACTATAATAAAAGGGAGAACCTCAAGAATAAAAACCATAAGCATCGAAGGCGTATCACAGAGTAAATTCAATTGGTTTAAAAAAACGTATTCCGACCAAGAATAAATCATCTAAACAAAGCGCGCTACTACATTAATGAATTGTGAGCCGATCCTTAATACACACCAAAAAGAGGTAATTAAGATTGTCGAGCCTTCTTATGCAAAATAGCAAAATACACTATTTGCGAGGCGACAATTTCAACAAAGATCATCCGACAATATTAATGATTCATGGTGCTGGCCAGACCAGTAAGACCTGGGAATATCAATTTGAGATTCTACGAGGCCAGCCTAAATTTAATATGATCATCGTAGATCTTCCAGGTCATGGAAGCTCTCTTGGCCCCG
Above is a window of Thermodesulfobacteriota bacterium DNA encoding:
- a CDS encoding DUF167 domain-containing protein; its protein translation is MTFDNKKSSMTIEAKVVPKSARDEIWGSVNGILRVRVSAPPIEGKANERLIELISRTIGVPRSNVTIIKGRTSRIKTISIEGVSQSKFNWFKKTYSDQE